TCAAAAGGAGGCTGACTGATGGCTAAAGATACAGTCGAAGTTCTTATCGAAGGTGGAAGCGCTACTCCTGGACCTCCATTAGGCCCAGCTTTAGGACCTCTCGGTATTAACATGATGCAAGTAGTAGAAGAAATTAATAAAAAAAGCGCTGACTTTGCAGGAATGAAAGTACCTGTTATTGTTAGTGTTGACAGGGATACTAAAGAATTTGAAATCGAAATTGGTACTCCTCCAACTACTTCACTTATCATGGAAGAATTAGGCATCGAAAAAGCTTCTCATGAACCAGGTTTAGACATTGTAAATGACTTACCAATTGAAACCGCTTTAAAAATCGCTAGAATGAAATTCGATTCATTACTTGCAAACGATTACAAAGCAGGTGTCAAAGAAGTTATGGGAACCTGTGTAAGTATGGGAATATCCGTTGACGGAAAAGACCCTAGAGAAGCACAAAAAGCAGTAGATGCTGGAGAATATGACGATATCTTAGTAGAATAGATATTGTCCAAAATTTAAATTTAAGTTAACAATTACAGTGTATATGATGTTATAATCAAATTATAATTGATATACTGTTTTTAATTCATGCAATCGTTTAAGAATTTTTTTCTTGTAATCGATTCTCATGAAACCAAAAAAATCCAATGAACATAATGTTCATGGGGGATGAATATGACACAAGATGTAATTAACGCGGTGAAGGAGGCAAAAGAACAATCTAAGCCGAGAAACTTCACTGAGTCCGTAGATATTATTATTAATATCCGTGACTTAGATGTCAGAAAGCCAGAAAATAGGTTTAATGAGGAAGTTACTCTTCCTAACGGCCGTGGCAAAGATGTTAAAATCGGAGTCATTGCTGATGGGGAACTCATTGTTCAAGCTAAAGATGCTGGTCTTGACACTGTAATCTCAAGCTGATATGATGCCACTCGTTGGTAGATTCCTCGGTCCAGTTTTAGGTCCTCGTGGAAAAATGCCTAAACCAGTTCCTGCAAGTATCAAATTAGATCCTCTTTTAGAAAGATTACAAAGTACTGTCAAAGTTGGTGTAAAACAACAAGCAAGTATTCAAGTTGTTGTCGGAAGCCAAGACATGTCAGACGAAGACATAGCTGAAAATGTAGAAACTGTTCTTACAGTCTTAGACCGCAATTTAGAAAAAGGAAGAAGTCAAATCAAGTCCATGTTTATTAAAACAACTATGGGACCAGTAGTGAGGGTGATCTAATGGCTCATGTTGCTGAATGGAAAAAGGAAGAAGTTAAAGAGCTTAAATCTATCATCGACCAATACGATGTTATCGGTCTTGTAGATTTAGAAAACATTCCTGCAAAACAGCTCCAAGAAATGAGAAGAACTCTTAAAGGCAAAGCTGTTATCAGAATGTCCAAAATTAATCTTATTAATTTAGCTCTTGAAGATTGTAATGCTGAAAAAACCAACATTGTTGATTTATCAGAACATATGGATGGTCAGATTGCACTTATTGCAACCGAAATGAATCCTTTCAAATTGTACAAAATATTGGAAGACAGTAAAACCCAAGCTCCTGCAAAACCAGGAACTATTGCTCCAGAAGATATTATTGTACCTGAAGGAGATACCGGATTCGAACCAGGTCCATTTTTAGGTGAATTACAGCAAGTTGGAATTCCTGCAAAAATTGATAAAGGTAAAATCTGCGTACAAAAAGAAACAGTTGTCGTAGAAGCTGGTGAAGAAGTATCCAAACAAGTAGCAGCTACTTTATCCAGATTAGAAATTAATCCAATGGAAGTAGGAATGGACTTAAAAGCAGTATACGAAGAAGGATCAATCTATACTTCAGACGTACTTGCAATCGATGAAGAACAAACATTAGCTGACGTTCAAAATGCATTTAGAAGTGCATTCAACTTATCTGTAAACGCAGCAATCCCTACTGATGAAACTATTTCCACTATCATTACTCTTGCATACACCAGAGCAATCAATGTCGGTGTAGAAGCAGCAATTATGACTTCTGAAACTTCAGAACCAATTATTGGATTAGCACAGGCTAAAATGTTAGCAATCGCATCCGAAGTGGCAGACACTCCTGGTGCTATCGATGACGAATTAGCTGACAAACTCGCTAATGTTGCAGTAGCAGCAGCTCCAGTAGTAGAAGAAGTTGTCGAAGAAGAAGAGGAAGAAGAGGAAGAAGAAGAAAGTAGTGAAGAAGAAGCAGCAGCTGGGTTAGGAGCTCTCTTCGGTTAAAATTAAAATTTTTATTATATTATAAAAACTAACACTTTAAAAAATTAATGGTGATAACATGGAATATATATATGCGGCAATGATTTTGCACAGTGCAGAAAAAGATATTAACGAAGAAAATGTTAAAAGTATTATTGAAGCAGCTAATCGCAGCTTTAGAAGATGTTGACATCGACGAAGCTATGGAAACTACTGCTATGGCAGCAGCAGCACCTGCAGCTGCACCTGCAGCAGCTGAAGCAGCTGTTGAAGAAGAAGAGGAAGAAGAAGAGGAAGAAGAAGCTTCTGAAGAAGAAGCAGCAGCTGGATTAGGTGCTCTCTTCGGATAGATTTTTTAAATCTATCACCTTTCTTTTTTTTATTTACTTTTTTTTTGATATTATTGCTTATTTTTGATATTTTACTGTTTTTTATAATTGTTTTCATTTATAGTCTTTTACTTAATGTTTTTACCATTTAAAAAAACTAAGAATTCAATCAGATTATTTTCTAGAAGTTCCGGCTATAGGAACAAAAGACTATAATAATTGGCTATTTAACGATACGCAATATGCTCTGGCTGTTGCTAAAAAACTGATTTATATATTTGAAAATCATTTCAATAATTAATTATTTATTAATTAAAATACATATTTTATACTAATAAATTATTAGAACTGATTTATATGGTAGAAATTTTTGATAAACTCGGTTATAAAAAACAGACATGTAAAACTTGCGGACAGGAGTTTTACTCTCAAGTAGACAGAGACACTTGCGGTGATGCTCCTTGTGATGAGTATGAGTTTATTGCAAATCCTGCAACTGATAAACCGTACAATCTATATGAAATCCAGAAAGTTTTTAGAGAATTTTTAGAAAGTGAAGGACACACTCACGTCCACAGATATCCTGTACTTGCAAAAAGATGGAGAGATGACGTATTTCTCGTTGGAGCATCAATTTTCTGTTTCCAGCCATGGATTACATCAGGCCTTGTAAAGCCTCCGGCAAACCCTATTGAAATGGCTCAGCCATCAATCAGACTCAACGACGTTGACAATGTCGGAAGAACCGGCCGTCACATGACCTGCTTTACAATGGGAACACACACTGTAATCAACAAGGAAGATGATTTCATCTACTGGGAAGACCGCACAATCGAACTGTGCCATGAATTCTTTGCACATATAGGAATCAACACTGAAGAGATTACATTCATCAAATCATGGTGGAGCGGCGGAGGTAATGAAGGACCATGTTACGAAGTCTGCTGCAGAGGAGTGGAACTTGCAACATTAGTTTTCATACAATATGAAACTTTAGAAGACGGTTCTAAAAAAGAAATCCCTATTAAAGTTGTGGATACCGGTTACGGTCTTGAACGTATTGCATGGATTTCACAGGGAACTCCGACAGCATACGATGCATGTTTTGCACCTGTTGTTGACAAGCTAAAAGAACTGACAGGTGTTGAAATAAACGAGGATATCCAGGGAAGAAATGCTCAGATTGCTGGAATGATGGATATTGAGGATATCGGTGATTTAAAAGAACTTCGCCAGCAGGTTGCAGACAGTTTGGATTTGTCCCTTGAAGAATATCTTAAAGCCGCAGAACCTATGGAAGCAATCTACATCATTGCTGATCACACAAGATGTCTTGCATTCATGCTTGCAGACGGAATTATTCCGTCAAATGTTAAAGAAGGATATCTTGCACGTCTCGTTTTAAGAAGAACCATAAGATTCATGAAAGAACTTGACATGA
The window above is part of the uncultured Methanobrevibacter sp. genome. Proteins encoded here:
- a CDS encoding 50S ribosomal protein L10; the protein is MAHVAEWKKEEVKELKSIIDQYDVIGLVDLENIPAKQLQEMRRTLKGKAVIRMSKINLINLALEDCNAEKTNIVDLSEHMDGQIALIATEMNPFKLYKILEDSKTQAPAKPGTIAPEDIIVPEGDTGFEPGPFLGELQQVGIPAKIDKGKICVQKETVVVEAGEEVSKQVAATLSRLEINPMEVGMDLKAVYEEGSIYTSDVLAIDEEQTLADVQNAFRSAFNLSVNAAIPTDETISTIITLAYTRAINVGVEAAIMTSETSEPIIGLAQAKMLAIASEVADTPGAIDDELADKLANVAVAAAPVVEEVVEEEEEEEEEEESSEEEAAAGLGALFG
- a CDS encoding 50S ribosomal protein L11 — protein: MAKDTVEVLIEGGSATPGPPLGPALGPLGINMMQVVEEINKKSADFAGMKVPVIVSVDRDTKEFEIEIGTPPTTSLIMEELGIEKASHEPGLDIVNDLPIETALKIARMKFDSLLANDYKAGVKEVMGTCVSMGISVDGKDPREAQKAVDAGEYDDILVE